The Panicum virgatum strain AP13 chromosome 3N, P.virgatum_v5, whole genome shotgun sequence genome includes the window cgtgattagacactaaattgctacagtaaagctacagtaaacatatgataacgacagattaattaggttcattagatttatctcgtagtttacagatgaattttgtaattagttttgtgattaatctatatttaatattttaaatgtgaaaagattCTCTTTCGAAATTCTAAAacggggaactaaacacaccctgatgCTGGAAGCAGAAGGGATGGAACAGAGGCAGATATGCTGATGTGGCATCATAGCCAATGGACTAGAAGTTGTAGcttaggctataaatagcaaATCTCTAAATTTTGTAAAACAACTATCATTAATCAAACAAACCCTTAACATTATTTtgcttatatttttttcttttcggtGACCACCAAACCTTAGTtgatttagttttttttatgaatTCTTCCGGCTAGTAGGACTACATCGGTTTCGATCTCCGGTTTCTGGTAAATTCCACGTCGAATAGCATAGATAGGTCCAAAAGATTGACGGCAAATCGCTTCTTCCTCTATCTATTTTACTAGGTGattccccgcgcgttgctgcagGACTTGAAACATAGAAGGGAGATTATTTTAGCTAAATAAAAGATTAATAACAAAATAGCACTCGTAAAGCATgagacaatttttttttatttctttatacttttttctttttctctcttattttattttttcctgTTTATTTTCTctaccttttccttttctcctttcttttctttttttctccctttaaTCATTATCTttgtatttttattattatattattcttTGCCCACCTCTTTTCCTCCCCATCAGAAAACCATAAAAAAGGAGATTGAAAACCAAACACCTTGAAGATGAGCGTAGCACCAAAGATCTTCCATCTCCTTTTTCCGAGATGTTGCTTTGGTTGGGGAGCGGATGGCGGGAATGGAGGTTGCAGCCctgcagcacggcggcggcgttacCGAAGATGAAGTCGGCGGTGCCCTTAGCTACAGCCGTGCCGAGTAGGTCAGGGCATGCCGGAGGTGGAGTGGAGTTATTTAAACTCGATTGTAGGGACGATCTTTGGATTTCTTCGTATTGCAGTGACGGCCTTTTGTTTTCTTCAGCTCctttcaggtgtgtttgttgtggtgtaGGAATTATTTGCGCTAGAATTGATGACTTACAATAGTAACTTGCGGTTGTGCACAAAAAATCGATAGGAGGCATAAATAGAAAGTCCTAGTGGATGATAACGTGGATAGcttgcatgttgagagaaagaaTTAATTACTCAAGGTCCTAGTGGATGATGATGTGGATAGcttgcatgttgagagaaatagaaTTAATGACTCTTAGTGGGGACTAATTTTATAGGTTTTATAGATTCAAAGTTATCGAATATGTTAGATCATATATTTATAGCACATCGCTTTTATCTAGATCTAGTTTGTTCATCATTTATCGATATTAGTttcttctagttagattaactaGTTTAGTCTAGcttgttttagcttttatcaTAGTTATCCAGTTTATATTTATCACATATATTGGCTTTTTATCACATTTTTATTACTATAGCTAATTGGATCTAGATTTAGATGTTGTTTCCAAGCATCATTTCATGAGttccaattattttatttaggctccaatgtatctttagtattttttttggaatttttgaaGATTTTTGGGGCTTAGAGATATTTTATAGCTTAAAAATATATCTATaattttttggatttgttttgaaCTAAAAACATTGTTCGAAACCACTTTTAATTATTGCATGGATCTGGATTTCTGATTTtctaagtttagggtccaagatGACATATCCTGACAAGTTCAAGGATTCAGATTCCTGGTTTTCTAAATTTAGAAACTGTGAGGACCCATCATCAAGTTGAGGATCGGCTGTGTATTTTACTTTTATATTAATCATTAGCCCACATTTCCTACTATTTGgtatgtaaataaataaataggcTAGAGTATCTACAACAGATTACTGATCCCTCTCTAATACTAAAAATTTCCCTTTTGGTAATAGGAGGTGTTCTAGCAAATTATCAGTTCCATCGCCAATACCAAACTATTTTTGATGATAGTCAAAACATACCTTCCTTTTGCTCAAATGTAGAAgatatttttctccactgtatCCTTTGAGTAATCTCCTACAACATTAGCtactaaaaatataaaagtatTATTAGAGATGGAGAGAAAAAATTTATAACATATAAGAGACGAGCAATCTGTTGAAGATGCTTATCCAACACCCTCCCTAAGCCCCCTTGATCCAGAGTAATCACTTCCAAAAGTACAGTCAACTCGCACGGCAATCACAACAAATTATGCACTAGCTCCTAAAGCTTCGAATGTGATCAACAACAAATGGAAGAAGCCGGCAGAGGGGTTCCTGATGATCAATGTTGATGGATCATTCGCAGAGAACACCGGAGATGGTAGTACTGTGTAGTCATAAGAGATGCTTCAGGAGGCTTCATCGCCACTTCTTATAGCTATATATCTCATGTGCTAGATGCAATCACGACGAAAGCCTCTGCTTTGAGAGATGGACTCTTATTGGCAGTTTGGCACAACAAATTAGTTTCAATCGAGTGCAAATCATAACTGTATAGAAGTGGTTGACACAATGCTTTGGAGGGTTTTCAGCCACGGCTTCGTCGGCTATCTATGAGGATTGCAATCAACTATGGAAGAATTTTGTTGCAATTTCGATTACTCATTGTAATAGGGAGAGTAAATCAGTAACTCATAAGCGGGCTAGGCAAGCAATGTTAGAGAGAAGCTCTTGTGTGTGGATAGATGACTCCAGCATCTATTCAACAGTTACAGTTACTTGTAAATGATATAATTATTATGTCGAATCAATAAAGTTTGCAGAATGACTTAATAacctcaaaaaagaaaaaaaaaactcgcacGGTTTTGTTTGAAGCCAACGCATGTCGAAGAGCACGCGCGCCGCGCGTGAGGCTCCCTCCCCAACTTGAGAGAGCAGAGGATAAGGAGCTTGCTGCTCACTCCCGAGGGGAGGGAAACCGCCCAAATCAAACCCCGCGCGTCGCGAGCAGCAGCAAATGGCGAGGGTCGCCGCGCTCCTCGCCTCTCCGGCGCTCCTTCCCTTCCCCTCCACCGCCTTGTCCACGGCCACGTCCTCCTGCTcgtgccgcctccgcctccgcccccgccccgccgtcgtcgcccgcGCACCGCGCCAGCAGCCGCGAGGGCGACGCGCGCTCCGGCGCTTCGATGAGGTGCGTTGCGTGTCGGCGCCAGTTTCGCTTGCCTGCCGCGTGCGGGCACGTGGTGGACTTCTGTGGAGGGTGCAGCGCTGACTGAAATTCGGCTGTTGTCGGGCTGGGGTACCCCGTTCTCGCAGGTGGAGGGGGTGTCGAAGAAGCGGCGCGGCATCGGTGGAGGAGCCGGCGGTGCTGCGGGGTTGCAGGCGTCGTCTCCGCGCAGGGACAaggggctcgccgtcgactTCAAGGAGTCGCAGGTCCTAGGCGCATCGaattgtttttgttttgttttactGGTTGTATTGAATGAGTACAGTGGTAGTTCGAAATAGAATGAGGGTGCCGATAAGCTTTTCTATACAATGGTATAAAATTTATCCCAACCTCTGGCCTCTGCATCTGGAGATGAGTGCAGCGGTGGATGCTAATTAGTTGCGTCGATGCACATTTATTTGATGTTGCGTTCTGCTCCACTTTGTTGCTGCTTCCATATCAGCACGCTTACTGGTGTTTTGGCTCGGTGCTCTAGTTACCATTTGGTACGCTACACTGTTTTCTACATAGGTGTATGCTGGGGAGTTCGCTACGTCAGCTCTTAATTCAGTCTGAATCGCCCATGATGGTGTCTCCATACTATTGTATATCTATTTTTATGTGTATGACCTGTCACACTTCCTACCAATGtagatttattttctttttctttcttcttttgggCACAGTATTCCATAACTATAGCTGTTTCTGCGTTGCCCCAAATCCTACAAGTCCTCTCTTGTGCTAACTGTGCTACCATATCAGGTTGCTGAGTATGAAGACCTCGAAGAGGACAAATTCCTTAATGCTGTTGTCAAGGTAAGCTTCAAGAACATATACCTAGTTATTCATGATGCTTCTTCTGCTTACTTTTCCATGTTATAGTAAGCTATATTTTATCAAGATAAATTTGTGTTTGCTAACTGCTGCTTGTCATATTCATATTACGGCCGCCTTTTCAGTATATTATTATGTCAAGCGCAATGCTCTATATGCTCAAAAATCTTGTTCTTTTGAGTAAGACGTTGCTTTGCTTTATCTTGTCCTTTTCATCTGAACTATATTCGCTTATGTTAGGTCTATTGCACTCATATCGCACCTGATTATGGTCTGCCTTGGCAAAAGCAAAGGCAACATTCAAGCAGTGGGAGGTAAGTATTGATCTAACATGTGTGTATCATGCTGAATTGTTGCTTGTAGCCTTGTACCTCTTCTGGATAAATTTTTTATCTATCTGTACGTTTCTAGGCTGGTTGGGAATGCATGCAAGTGTGGGATACAAACTATCATGCTGCAATTAGTGATTTCATGATTTTGTTGAGATTAAGTTGCAATGTCTCCTTTCTTGTACTAATTAGACTACTTCTAAACTCTTTCTGTATAAATAATAGTGTATGTTTATCTTGACATATATCTGTACCTTACATGTCTTGAAGTTTAAGCATACCCTTTGGATGAGGTAACTcattaaaaaattatgaatcacACATCTTGAACTTAGAAACTCTTTGTGTATCTTACAAGACATCTCCTTTTACAGCGCTTTTATGATTGGTGATGGCAAACTCTTGACGAATGCACATTGCGTTGAGCATGACACCCAGGTTATTATTTAGCTAGACATTTCTATCTTTTCACATTTTTGTTTTACATTGGTTTCTCAATATTGTTTTAATTCTGCTGAACATTTGGGGTTTAGAGTTTTTAATCAATAGCAGTTACAGATGAATTAATTGAAATTTCTGCTGATGTTGATGTACCATTGGTTTTTTCCAATGGATAAGACTTTATGTATGCCATTTGTTAAGGTACGGCTGTTTCTCAACACAGGTCAAAGTAAAGAGAAGAGGAGATGACAAGAAGTATATTGCCAAGGTAAAACCTCTGTAACAATGCTGCTTCCAAGATATTTTGTAAAATGTCTATATACTGAAAATTGTCGCTCTCCTTGAAGTATGATTGGTAATTATTGTTGTTTTCTGACATATCTGAATTATCTGAATAAAGGTTCATTCTTATAAGTTCTACCCTCTTTTATCCCTGAGTGAACCTTCTGTTCATTTTCTTACAACTAGTATCCATCGCAAGCCAACTTAGCTTTCCAATTTTTCCCTATTGACTCTATTCCACTGTACTGCTGTGATTGGGTTATTGGAGGCTCCAACTTTGGGACTTGGGAATTCTTATAAGATCAtcattatgatttttttttcttaattccAACATTACTCTTTTGGAATCAGCAATGAAAAGTATGTAAAATCTCCCCCAAATGTAACAGTTGCACTTGCAGAGTTTCTGGAAGAGAAAAATCATTATAACCATACTGTAGGTACCACACATGCTTTATAATCTTTTGAGCAAGGTATTTTCAATTTGAAATAAGACTTGTTATTGTTAATTTGTTCTTTActactttatttaattttataaCCTTGACTTGATAAGATGTCAGCTGATAAGTGATTTATAGGTTTTAGCTAGGGGTATCGAATGCGACCTTGCATTGCTATCTGTTGAGAATGAAGAGTTTTGGAAAGGAACAGAGGCACTTTCTTTTGGGCGTTTGCCTTGCCTTCAGGTAACTAAATTATCGTCATGATGTGTTACTGATTCTTTTATCCTATTCTAATATGGATATGGGATTTTCTCTCATTGCTCATTACAGTTGAGTGAAACTACAGTTGGGGCAACTTTCTTACAGCTTCCAATTGTAATAATGGCACATGTAACATGTAGTGCTTCTTAAGATCACATCAATGCCCTAAAAGTTTCTGTCAAAGCTAAAGTCAATCTTCACTCCTGCTAACAAGATAGAAATTTATCATACTGACACTTGATGTTGATGCTATATAACATTGTTCTTATGGTTCAAACTTAACACAGGATTCAGTAACTGTTGTGGGATATCCTCTTGGTGGAGACACAATATCTGTAACAAAAGGCGTTGTATCGCGCATTGAGGTGCTCTATCTTGGATCCTTTTCTCTGTATCTGGCTTTTTAAATGCACTAATATTTCATACATGCAATAACTGTTCCAATTTTCAAAAAGTTATAAACCCTCATAAGCAGCCATGTTCTTCTAATGCTAGCTAGGTGCAGCCATACCCATCTTAGTCTTCAGCACTCAAATAGTTACtagtttgttgaaaaaaataaaacaaaaaagtgACTAGCTCTCAAATAGCTTCAATTTTCTGAATTAAGCTTGTATGCAGAAACATACGCCAAATAGAGCATTGCTCTAGAAACATTCAGACAGTGAAGCATGATTTTGAAAATGTTTTCTGATAATTTTATCTTGATATGTATTCAATTGAATGGTTATACTTACACTATATCCTTTCGAATAGCCCAGGTCACTCCATATGCACATGGGACATCAGACCTTCTTGGCATTCAAATTGATGCAGCCATAAATCCAGGTTTGTCTTTTATGTCTgcttttgacaaaaaaaaagtgcCCTACTATTCTGTTATTCGCTATATGATGAATTCAGGGCATTGACCTATCTTGCTTGAGACTGAGTATTCCTGGAATTGATGACCTGATTTTTGTTGTGCTGATCTTTTGTTCAGGAAACAGTGGTGGGCCAGCCTTTAATGAACAAGGGGAGTGCATTGGTGTGGCATTTCAGGTACTTTTACTCGGTCACATTACTGATACCTAGATATGTGATGTGTGGATATAATTGATTCATAATCTAGTGCACTAGGACAGACTGTGAAAAGATCTAGGCAGATTTTAGTTTTAAATCAAACCACTATTCAACTTTCTGGAACAAACTTAGTTTTGGATTCTGATATTCTCTGGTAATGATCATTCTAGTCTTATTAACCTGGACTGTTTTTTACCTTGCTTATGGATCAGAATCACATGCATTCATTTTTTATTGTCTTCACTGATGTCGCACTTATGCTTTTGATCAGCACTTGTATAAATACTGCTTCTACCAATAGCAAATAGTTGCCACTTTGATCACTTTATTTGTTCACAAATGCTTTCTACTCCATGTGTTCATGCTTTAACAAATTTCTTAATTTGCCCTTTGCAAATATCTTTTCAGTCCTCAACCCCACTCCACCATCAATAAGTGAGTGCGTGATAAAATATTTAGTAAAGTTTGCCCACATGCTCAGATTATGAAAGGCACTTTGATCATGTTGGATAAAAATAATGATAGCCATGGTCAGCATGTTTGATCAAAGATTTAAAGATGACAAGTATTTGTGAACAAGAGTAGAACTAAGCATGGTAATGCACAATTTTTGGGACAACTAATAGGTAGAGTAAATGAAAGAGGATACATGTGACCTTTTCTTTCTATTCATTTTCTCATTATGTGTTTTGTTTAGGTGTACAGGTCAGACGAAGCTGAAAATATTGGATATGTTATTCCAACTACAGTAGTGTCCCATTTCTTAAATGACTATCAGAAAAATGGAAAGTACACAGGTAAAGTATTCTTTCTTTAAATAATAAGCAAGCTAAAACCACGTCTACTTTACCA containing:
- the LOC120664238 gene encoding protease Do-like 2, chloroplastic encodes the protein MARVAALLASPALLPFPSTALSTATSSCSCRLRLRPRPAVVARAPRQQPRGRRALRRFDEVEGVSKKRRGIGGGAGGAAGLQASSPRRDKGLAVDFKESQVAEYEDLEEDKFLNAVVKVYCTHIAPDYGLPWQKQRQHSSSGSAFMIGDGKLLTNAHCVEHDTQVKVKRRGDDKKYIAKVLARGIECDLALLSVENEEFWKGTEALSFGRLPCLQDSVTVVGYPLGGDTISVTKGVVSRIEVTPYAHGTSDLLGIQIDAAINPGNSGGPAFNEQGECIGVAFQVYRSDEAENIGYVIPTTVVSHFLNDYQKNGKYTGFPCLGVLLQKLENPALRESLKVPSSEGVLVRRVEPTAPASSVLRKGDVIVSFDGITVGCEATVPFRSTERIAFRYLTSQKYAGDIAQLGIIRDGNSMKVQTILQPRKHLVPFHVEGGQPSYLIVAGLVFTPLTEPFIEEECEDTLGLKLLAKARYSLATFEGEQIVIVSQVLAHEVNIGYEHMGNQQVIKLNGTAVKNIHHLAHLVDTCQDKFLTFEFEDDFLVVLHREEAAAASSDILKEHAIPSVRSSDLSEPYVEGKNEVQKTSEDFGESPVTNFEMGIDCLLWA